A window from Zingiber officinale cultivar Zhangliang chromosome 7A, Zo_v1.1, whole genome shotgun sequence encodes these proteins:
- the LOC122000883 gene encoding tRNA (guanine(37)-N1)-methyltransferase 1-like isoform X2, with product MVDAAEDMLQSISEASTHCTAQTTAGHDSFSSAPDGFCYSGDSKKPFSEGNCSSLQLLDESRFDVKLQLWALRIPREHCVTVSRLLSGYLIDKVRIKPIVEDPTSEKNRLIILSESIQNPDLSEIPSHLLDSLKDICNIEAVPHELTLGYSYWGVDHILRQILPSGVEVPSSFETIGHIAHLNLTDDLLPYKDVIAKKNQPRIRTVANKVGTITNQFRVPTFEVLAGIRDMVTEVKQYGATFRLDYSLVYWNSRLEHEHIRLISQFKRGEIICDMFAGIGPFSIPAAQKGCLVFANDLNPHSASYLQLNAKINKVEDYVCVHNMDARDFMQHLMTFPGSEGTINTAGAVSNADHVNALLTSQKQVGAKETLDASNDHRNCLDRAPKDEFSTTKRQFDNTGFLENGNITKRTRGLPLTESRPWAHVDHVIMNLPASALEFLDVFKDLIQREQWRGPLPWIHCYCFMRTTETKESTLAKAEAFLSTRIPEPFFHRVRDVAPNKVMYCLSFKLPADVCFQGVSGA from the exons ATGGTTGACGCGGCGGAGGATATGCTCCAGTCTATCAGCGAGGCTTCCACCCATTGTACCGCCCAAACAACGGCCGGTCACGATTCCTTCAGCTCAGCACCAGATGGGTTCTGTTATTCCGGAGATTCAAAGAAACCCTTCTCGGAAGGGAACTGCTCGTCTTTGCAGTTGTTGGACGAGAGCAGGTTCGACGTCAAGCTCCAGCTTTGGGCTTTAAGGATACCCCGGGAGCATTGCGTAACCGTCAGCCGTCTACTAAGCGG ATACTTGATTGATAAAGTGCGTATTAAACCCATTGTTGAGGATCCAACTAGCGAGAAAAACCGATTAATCATTCTATCTGAAAGTATTCAAAATCCTG ATCTATCTGAAATTCCAAGTCATCTGCTGGATTCACTTAAGGACATTTGCAACATTGAAGCAGTGCCACATGAATTAACATTAGGATATTCTTATTGGGGCGTTG ATCATATTTTAAGGCAAATACTACCCTCTGGAGTGGAGGTGCCATCTTCTTTTGAAACAATAG GACATATTGCACATCTCAATTTAACAGATGACCTACTTCCTTACAAGGACGTCATCGCAAAG AAGAATCAACCAAGAATTCGGACTGTGGCGAATAAAGTTGGGACCATAACAAATCAGTTTCGAGTGCCAACTTTTGAAGTCCTGGCAGGAATAAGAGATATGGTCACTGAGGTTAAACAGTATGGTGCTACATTTAGGCTTGATTATAGTTTGGTCTATTGGAACTCAAGACTTGAACACGAACACATACGATTGATTTCACAGTTCAAGAGAGGAGAGATAATATGTGATATGTTTGCTGGAATAGGTCCTTTTTCAATTCCAGCAGCTCAAAAAGGTTGTCTCGTTTTTGCCAATGATTTAAATCCACATAGTGCTAGTTATCTACAGCTAAATGCTAAGATCAACAAGGTAGAGGATTATGTTTGTGTACATAACATGGATGCAAGAGATTTCATGCAGCATTTGATGACATTTCCTGGTTCCGAGGGCACAATTAATACTGCAGGGGCTGTTTCAAATGCTGATCATGTTAATGCGCTACTGACTAGCCAAAAACAAG TTGGTGCCAAAGAAACTCTTGATGCATCCAATGATCATCGGAATTGTTTGGATCGTGCTCCAAAGGATGAATTTTCTACTACTAAAAGACAATTTGATAATACTG GGTTTCTGGAAAATGGGAATATCACAAAGCGAACGAGGGGCCTCCCTTTGACAGAATCCAGGCCATGGGCACATGTGGATCATGTGATCATGAATCTTCCAGCTTCTGCTTTGGAATTTCTAG ATGTCTTCAAAGATCTTATTCAGAGGGAACAATGGAGAGGGCCTTTACCATGGATCCACTGCTACTGCTTCATGCGAACAACTGAAACAAAAGAATCAACATTAGCA AAAGCAGAGGCTTTTTTGAGCACTAGAATACCAGAGCCATTTTTTCATCGGGTTAGAGATGTTGCTCCTAACAAG
- the LOC122000883 gene encoding tRNA (guanine(37)-N1)-methyltransferase 1-like isoform X1: MVDAAEDMLQSISEASTHCTAQTTAGHDSFSSAPDGFCYSGDSKKPFSEGNCSSLQLLDESRFDVKLQLWALRIPREHCVTVSRLLSGYLIDKVRIKPIVEDPTSEKNRLIILSESIQNPDLSEIPSHLLDSLKDICNIEAVPHELTLGYSYWGVDHILRQILPSGVEVPSSFETIGHIAHLNLTDDLLPYKDVIAKVIYDKNQPRIRTVANKVGTITNQFRVPTFEVLAGIRDMVTEVKQYGATFRLDYSLVYWNSRLEHEHIRLISQFKRGEIICDMFAGIGPFSIPAAQKGCLVFANDLNPHSASYLQLNAKINKVEDYVCVHNMDARDFMQHLMTFPGSEGTINTAGAVSNADHVNALLTSQKQVGAKETLDASNDHRNCLDRAPKDEFSTTKRQFDNTGFLENGNITKRTRGLPLTESRPWAHVDHVIMNLPASALEFLDVFKDLIQREQWRGPLPWIHCYCFMRTTETKESTLAKAEAFLSTRIPEPFFHRVRDVAPNKVMYCLSFKLPADVCFQGVSGA, translated from the exons ATGGTTGACGCGGCGGAGGATATGCTCCAGTCTATCAGCGAGGCTTCCACCCATTGTACCGCCCAAACAACGGCCGGTCACGATTCCTTCAGCTCAGCACCAGATGGGTTCTGTTATTCCGGAGATTCAAAGAAACCCTTCTCGGAAGGGAACTGCTCGTCTTTGCAGTTGTTGGACGAGAGCAGGTTCGACGTCAAGCTCCAGCTTTGGGCTTTAAGGATACCCCGGGAGCATTGCGTAACCGTCAGCCGTCTACTAAGCGG ATACTTGATTGATAAAGTGCGTATTAAACCCATTGTTGAGGATCCAACTAGCGAGAAAAACCGATTAATCATTCTATCTGAAAGTATTCAAAATCCTG ATCTATCTGAAATTCCAAGTCATCTGCTGGATTCACTTAAGGACATTTGCAACATTGAAGCAGTGCCACATGAATTAACATTAGGATATTCTTATTGGGGCGTTG ATCATATTTTAAGGCAAATACTACCCTCTGGAGTGGAGGTGCCATCTTCTTTTGAAACAATAG GACATATTGCACATCTCAATTTAACAGATGACCTACTTCCTTACAAGGACGTCATCGCAAAGGTTATTTATGAT AAGAATCAACCAAGAATTCGGACTGTGGCGAATAAAGTTGGGACCATAACAAATCAGTTTCGAGTGCCAACTTTTGAAGTCCTGGCAGGAATAAGAGATATGGTCACTGAGGTTAAACAGTATGGTGCTACATTTAGGCTTGATTATAGTTTGGTCTATTGGAACTCAAGACTTGAACACGAACACATACGATTGATTTCACAGTTCAAGAGAGGAGAGATAATATGTGATATGTTTGCTGGAATAGGTCCTTTTTCAATTCCAGCAGCTCAAAAAGGTTGTCTCGTTTTTGCCAATGATTTAAATCCACATAGTGCTAGTTATCTACAGCTAAATGCTAAGATCAACAAGGTAGAGGATTATGTTTGTGTACATAACATGGATGCAAGAGATTTCATGCAGCATTTGATGACATTTCCTGGTTCCGAGGGCACAATTAATACTGCAGGGGCTGTTTCAAATGCTGATCATGTTAATGCGCTACTGACTAGCCAAAAACAAG TTGGTGCCAAAGAAACTCTTGATGCATCCAATGATCATCGGAATTGTTTGGATCGTGCTCCAAAGGATGAATTTTCTACTACTAAAAGACAATTTGATAATACTG GGTTTCTGGAAAATGGGAATATCACAAAGCGAACGAGGGGCCTCCCTTTGACAGAATCCAGGCCATGGGCACATGTGGATCATGTGATCATGAATCTTCCAGCTTCTGCTTTGGAATTTCTAG ATGTCTTCAAAGATCTTATTCAGAGGGAACAATGGAGAGGGCCTTTACCATGGATCCACTGCTACTGCTTCATGCGAACAACTGAAACAAAAGAATCAACATTAGCA AAAGCAGAGGCTTTTTTGAGCACTAGAATACCAGAGCCATTTTTTCATCGGGTTAGAGATGTTGCTCCTAACAAG
- the LOC122000883 gene encoding tRNA (guanine(37)-N1)-methyltransferase 1-like isoform X3 — protein MVDAAEDMLQSISEASTHCTAQTTAGHDSFSSAPDGFCYSGDSKKPFSEGNCSSLQLLDESRFDVKLQLWALRIPREHCVTVSRLLSGYLIDKVRIKPIVEDPTSEKNRLIILSESIQNPDLSEIPSHLLDSLKDICNIEAVPHELTLGYSYWGVDHILRQILPSGVEVPSSFETIGHIAHLNLTDDLLPYKDVIAKVIYDKNQPRIRTVANKVGTITNQFRVPTFEVLAGIRDMVTEVKQYGATFRLDYSLVYWNSRLEHEHIRLISQFKRGEIICDMFAGIGPFSIPAAQKGCLVFANDLNPHSASYLQLNAKINKVEDYVCVHNMDARDFMQHLMTFPGSEGTINTAGAVSNADHVNALLTSQKQVGAKETLDASNDHRNCLDRAPKDEFSTTKRQFDNTGFLENGNITKRTRGLPLTESRPWAHVDHVIMNLPASALEFLEIWDGRLT, from the exons ATGGTTGACGCGGCGGAGGATATGCTCCAGTCTATCAGCGAGGCTTCCACCCATTGTACCGCCCAAACAACGGCCGGTCACGATTCCTTCAGCTCAGCACCAGATGGGTTCTGTTATTCCGGAGATTCAAAGAAACCCTTCTCGGAAGGGAACTGCTCGTCTTTGCAGTTGTTGGACGAGAGCAGGTTCGACGTCAAGCTCCAGCTTTGGGCTTTAAGGATACCCCGGGAGCATTGCGTAACCGTCAGCCGTCTACTAAGCGG ATACTTGATTGATAAAGTGCGTATTAAACCCATTGTTGAGGATCCAACTAGCGAGAAAAACCGATTAATCATTCTATCTGAAAGTATTCAAAATCCTG ATCTATCTGAAATTCCAAGTCATCTGCTGGATTCACTTAAGGACATTTGCAACATTGAAGCAGTGCCACATGAATTAACATTAGGATATTCTTATTGGGGCGTTG ATCATATTTTAAGGCAAATACTACCCTCTGGAGTGGAGGTGCCATCTTCTTTTGAAACAATAG GACATATTGCACATCTCAATTTAACAGATGACCTACTTCCTTACAAGGACGTCATCGCAAAGGTTATTTATGAT AAGAATCAACCAAGAATTCGGACTGTGGCGAATAAAGTTGGGACCATAACAAATCAGTTTCGAGTGCCAACTTTTGAAGTCCTGGCAGGAATAAGAGATATGGTCACTGAGGTTAAACAGTATGGTGCTACATTTAGGCTTGATTATAGTTTGGTCTATTGGAACTCAAGACTTGAACACGAACACATACGATTGATTTCACAGTTCAAGAGAGGAGAGATAATATGTGATATGTTTGCTGGAATAGGTCCTTTTTCAATTCCAGCAGCTCAAAAAGGTTGTCTCGTTTTTGCCAATGATTTAAATCCACATAGTGCTAGTTATCTACAGCTAAATGCTAAGATCAACAAGGTAGAGGATTATGTTTGTGTACATAACATGGATGCAAGAGATTTCATGCAGCATTTGATGACATTTCCTGGTTCCGAGGGCACAATTAATACTGCAGGGGCTGTTTCAAATGCTGATCATGTTAATGCGCTACTGACTAGCCAAAAACAAG TTGGTGCCAAAGAAACTCTTGATGCATCCAATGATCATCGGAATTGTTTGGATCGTGCTCCAAAGGATGAATTTTCTACTACTAAAAGACAATTTGATAATACTG GGTTTCTGGAAAATGGGAATATCACAAAGCGAACGAGGGGCCTCCCTTTGACAGAATCCAGGCCATGGGCACATGTGGATCATGTGATCATGAATCTTCCAGCTTCTGCTTTGGAATTTCTAG AAATCTGGGATGGTAGGTTGACCTGA